The Pseudophaeobacter arcticus DSM 23566 genome includes a region encoding these proteins:
- the rodA gene encoding rod shape-determining protein RodA: protein MSYLEHNAKSTPSGLRKILYLNWPLTLLLTSVAAVGFLMLYSVAGGSFTPWAEPQFKRFLLGMSVMLVVAMVPIWFWRNISVLAYLTSVVLLLAVEFFGTVGMGAQRWIDLGFMRLQPSELMKITLVMLLAAYYDWLPAERSSRPVWVLVPVLMILFPTFLVLRQPDLGTSILLMAAGGGVMFLAGVHWAYFTAVIAAGLGLVAAVFQSRGTDWQLLKNYQYLRIDTFLDPSQDPLGAGYHITQSKIALGSGGWSGRGYMQGTQSRLNFLPEKHTDFIFTTLAEEFGFIGGLTLLSLYVLIIVFCVATALAAKDRFSSLVSLGVALTFFLFFAVNMSMVMGLAPVVGVPLPLVSYGGSAMLVLLAAFGLVQSANIHRPR, encoded by the coding sequence ATGAGCTATCTAGAACATAACGCCAAATCGACGCCTTCGGGCCTGCGCAAGATCCTCTATCTGAACTGGCCACTGACCCTCTTGCTCACCTCGGTGGCGGCGGTCGGTTTTTTGATGCTGTACTCGGTGGCGGGAGGCTCCTTTACCCCCTGGGCCGAACCGCAGTTCAAACGCTTTTTGCTTGGCATGAGCGTGATGCTGGTGGTGGCCATGGTGCCCATCTGGTTCTGGCGCAATATCTCGGTTCTGGCCTATCTGACATCGGTGGTGCTCCTTTTGGCCGTCGAGTTCTTTGGCACCGTCGGCATGGGGGCACAGCGCTGGATCGACCTTGGCTTTATGCGGTTGCAGCCCTCGGAGCTGATGAAGATCACCTTGGTGATGTTGCTGGCCGCCTATTACGACTGGCTGCCAGCAGAACGCAGTTCGCGCCCGGTCTGGGTCTTGGTCCCGGTGCTGATGATCCTGTTTCCCACATTTCTGGTGCTGCGCCAGCCTGACCTCGGGACCTCGATCCTGCTGATGGCAGCCGGCGGCGGAGTGATGTTTCTGGCCGGGGTGCACTGGGCCTATTTCACCGCCGTCATTGCCGCCGGTCTCGGCCTGGTGGCGGCCGTCTTTCAAAGCCGCGGCACCGACTGGCAGCTGCTGAAGAACTACCAGTATCTGCGCATCGACACCTTCCTTGACCCGTCACAAGACCCTCTTGGCGCCGGCTATCACATCACCCAGTCAAAAATCGCCCTGGGATCCGGTGGCTGGTCCGGGCGCGGCTATATGCAGGGCACCCAATCGCGGCTGAACTTCCTGCCGGAAAAACACACCGATTTCATCTTCACAACCCTGGCCGAAGAGTTTGGCTTTATCGGCGGGCTCACCCTGCTGAGCCTCTATGTGCTGATCATCGTGTTTTGTGTTGCCACCGCGCTGGCCGCCAAAGATCGCTTCTCCTCCTTGGTGAGCCTCGGCGTCGCCCTGACCTTCTTTTTGTTCTTTGCCGTCAACATGTCGATGGTCATGGGGCTGGCCCCGGTGGTTGGCGTGCCGCTGCCGCTGGTCTCTTATGGTGGCTCGGCGATGCTGGTCCTGCTGGCGGCCTTTGGTCTGGTGCAAAGCGCCAATATTCACCGCCCGCGCTGA
- a CDS encoding LysR family transcriptional regulator, whose protein sequence is MDLRFVSSLVLVIDAGSLAAAARVEGITPSAVAQRIAALEALLGVPLLVRAGRVMQPTPECRTLLPGLRQLLRDEQALKGLLHGDGLEGPLRLGAISTVIGDHARALVAGLRRTAPQVELQLSPGASSALFAEFEAEKLDAAVIVRPGFPLPKAMQFTPVARQEIGWLLPEAAAVEGSVEALPYILYSRKAWGGAVCWEALVAQHDSPKILAEMDALESIAMLVEDGLGRAVLPRWAALRRYARGAEFVPIPGLYRDIGLLSWSRDRRRPVLTLVLQILQGTGGDQRGR, encoded by the coding sequence ATGGATTTAAGATTTGTCTCTAGCTTGGTTCTGGTCATAGACGCGGGCTCATTGGCGGCGGCGGCCCGCGTCGAGGGCATCACGCCTTCGGCGGTGGCGCAGCGGATCGCGGCATTGGAAGCGCTTTTGGGTGTGCCGCTTTTGGTCCGGGCCGGGCGGGTGATGCAGCCGACGCCTGAGTGTCGCACCCTGCTGCCGGGGTTGCGGCAATTGCTGCGCGACGAGCAGGCGCTGAAGGGGTTGTTGCATGGCGATGGGCTGGAGGGGCCGCTGCGACTGGGGGCCATTTCCACGGTGATTGGTGATCATGCCAGGGCGCTGGTTGCCGGGCTGCGCCGCACCGCACCGCAGGTTGAGCTGCAATTGTCTCCGGGTGCGTCGAGCGCCTTGTTTGCCGAGTTCGAGGCAGAAAAGCTGGATGCGGCGGTGATCGTGCGTCCCGGGTTTCCCCTGCCCAAGGCGATGCAGTTCACCCCGGTCGCGCGCCAGGAGATCGGCTGGCTGCTGCCCGAGGCGGCGGCTGTCGAAGGCTCTGTCGAGGCGTTGCCGTATATTCTGTACAGCCGGAAGGCCTGGGGCGGCGCTGTCTGCTGGGAGGCGCTGGTGGCGCAACACGACAGCCCCAAGATCCTGGCGGAGATGGACGCCTTGGAAAGCATCGCGATGCTGGTGGAGGATGGGCTGGGGCGCGCGGTGCTGCCCAGATGGGCGGCGTTGCGCCGCTATGCCCGCGGCGCTGAATTTGTCCCGATTCCGGGGCTTTACCGCGACATTGGCCTGCTGAGCTGGAGCCGGGATCGGCGCAGACCGGTGCTGACGCTGGTGCTGCAGATCCTGCAGGGCACCGGGGGGGATCAGCGCGGGCGGTGA
- a CDS encoding VOC family protein: protein MSIFHLAYHVDDLDKARAFYGGLLGCSAGRSTETWIDFNFFGHQISLHLGPVFATSRTGKVGDHMVPMPHLGVILPQEDWQLLADHLIAAGLDFTLAPMTRFAGEPGEQSTMFFHDPAGNPIEIKGFKDMSGVFAT, encoded by the coding sequence ATGAGCATCTTTCACCTCGCCTACCACGTAGATGATCTGGACAAGGCCCGCGCCTTTTACGGTGGCCTGCTGGGCTGCAGCGCGGGACGCAGCACCGAGACCTGGATCGATTTCAACTTCTTTGGCCACCAGATATCCCTGCATCTCGGCCCGGTCTTTGCCACCAGCAGGACCGGAAAAGTCGGGGATCATATGGTGCCGATGCCCCACCTTGGGGTGATCCTGCCGCAGGAGGATTGGCAATTGTTGGCAGATCATCTGATCGCAGCCGGGCTTGACTTCACCCTGGCACCAATGACACGTTTTGCCGGTGAGCCCGGCGAACAAAGCACCATGTTTTTCCATGACCCTGCGGGCAACCCAATTGAAATCAAAGGCTTCAAGGACATGTCCGGAGTATTTGCCACATGA
- a CDS encoding 2-hydroxyacid dehydrogenase: protein MIKVQFAARPERWETYQTPLETAFSQAGLQVDLRQDHPAAEVDYVIYAPNSDLQDFTSYTACKAVLSLWAGVEKITGNKTLTQPLCRMVDPGLTAGMVEWVTGHVLRYHLDLDHSLTTQDRWDPVVPPLAQERPVTLLGLGALGAACARALAQLGFPVTGWSRSAKSLTGITCEHGIDGFPRALHQAQILVLLLPDTPATDNILNAESLAMLPKGARIINPGRGPLIDDAALLAALHSGQIAHATLDVFRQEPLPMDHPFWPHPRITVTPHIAAETRALTAAQMIAKNIQRGESGLPFLNQVDRQLGY from the coding sequence ATGATCAAAGTCCAGTTTGCCGCCCGCCCCGAACGCTGGGAGACCTACCAGACCCCACTGGAAACCGCCTTTTCTCAGGCCGGTCTGCAGGTGGACCTGCGCCAGGATCACCCGGCGGCAGAGGTGGATTATGTGATCTATGCGCCCAATTCTGACCTGCAGGATTTCACCAGCTATACCGCCTGCAAGGCTGTGCTCAGCCTCTGGGCTGGGGTGGAGAAAATCACCGGCAACAAAACCCTCACCCAGCCGCTGTGCCGCATGGTGGACCCTGGCCTGACCGCTGGGATGGTAGAATGGGTCACAGGCCATGTCCTGCGCTACCACCTGGATCTCGACCACAGCCTGACAACACAAGACCGATGGGATCCTGTCGTGCCGCCCCTGGCGCAGGAACGCCCGGTCACCCTGCTGGGTCTTGGCGCGCTTGGCGCCGCCTGCGCCAGGGCTCTGGCACAGCTTGGCTTTCCGGTCACTGGCTGGTCACGCTCGGCCAAATCGCTCACCGGGATAACCTGTGAACATGGCATCGACGGGTTTCCCCGTGCCCTGCACCAGGCCCAGATCCTGGTGCTGCTGCTGCCGGATACGCCCGCAACAGACAACATACTCAATGCAGAATCCCTGGCCATGTTGCCCAAAGGCGCTCGGATCATCAATCCCGGCCGCGGCCCCTTGATCGACGACGCCGCCCTGCTGGCGGCCTTGCACAGCGGCCAGATCGCCCATGCCACCCTGGATGTCTTCCGCCAGGAGCCCCTCCCCATGGACCACCCCTTCTGGCCCCACCCACGGATCACGGTCACGCCCCATATCGCCGCAGAAACGCGCGCCCTGACAGCCGCACAGATGATTGCCAAAAACATCCAGCGCGGCGAAAGCGGCCTGCCCTTTCTCAATCAGGTCGATCGCCAACTCGGCTACTGA
- a CDS encoding M3 family metallopeptidase: MTNPLLAPWDTAFEIAPFDQITDADFAPALDQALAQHQAWIKEIAENPEPATFANVIEALETPVQALEQVLSVFYTVAGADSNPERQALQRAFSPKLAAHFSSITANKALYTRIKQVWDQRDTLDLTAEQQRVLMLTHRGFLRGGAALEGQADARMQEIKSRLATLGTEFTQNLLADERDWQLELGEADLEGLPQFVVDAARAAGAEKGASGPVVTLSRSIITPFLQFSPRRDLRQKAFAAFAARGANGGETDNRAIAAEILSLRAERAALLGYDSFADYKLETEMAKTPAAVRGLLMDVWQPAVARANADADILAQMMHEDGINGDLEPWDWRYYAEKRRRVEHDLDEAELKPYLQLDRMIEASFACANRLFGLEFTPLDVPLYHADCRAWEVTRDGKHLAVFIGDYFARGSKRSGAWCSAMRAQANFPIATSPIVINVCNFAKGEPALLSWDDARTLFHEFGHALHQMLSNVSYESISGTSVARDFVELPSQLYEHWLEVPEVLREFATHAETGEAMPPELLRKVLGASTYDMGFQTVEYVASALVDLAFHEGAAPEDVMAKQTEVLAEIGMPAAITMRHATPQFAHVFSGDGYSSGYYSYMWSEVMDADAFAAFEEAGGAFDPERARALETYILSTGGSVDPAELYTAFRGRLPGVEALLKGRGLVEA, translated from the coding sequence ATGACAAACCCCCTCTTGGCCCCCTGGGACACCGCTTTTGAAATTGCCCCTTTTGATCAGATTACCGATGCGGATTTTGCGCCCGCGCTGGATCAGGCTCTGGCGCAGCATCAGGCCTGGATCAAGGAAATTGCAGAGAACCCAGAGCCGGCCACATTTGCCAATGTGATCGAGGCCCTGGAGACGCCGGTGCAGGCGCTGGAGCAGGTCTTGTCGGTGTTTTACACCGTGGCGGGCGCCGACAGCAATCCAGAGCGGCAGGCCCTGCAACGGGCATTTTCCCCTAAACTGGCGGCGCATTTTTCGTCCATTACGGCAAACAAGGCGCTTTATACGCGGATCAAACAGGTCTGGGATCAACGCGACACCCTGGATCTCACCGCCGAACAGCAACGGGTTTTGATGCTCACCCATCGTGGCTTTCTGCGCGGGGGGGCTGCGCTGGAGGGGCAGGCCGATGCCCGCATGCAGGAGATCAAGAGCCGGTTGGCGACCCTTGGGACCGAGTTCACCCAGAATCTATTGGCCGATGAGCGCGACTGGCAACTGGAGCTTGGCGAGGCGGATCTGGAAGGGCTGCCGCAGTTTGTAGTGGATGCGGCGCGGGCCGCTGGCGCGGAAAAAGGCGCCTCCGGGCCGGTGGTGACCCTGTCACGCTCGATCATCACGCCCTTCCTGCAGTTCTCACCGCGCCGGGATCTGCGACAAAAGGCCTTTGCCGCCTTTGCCGCCCGTGGCGCCAATGGGGGCGAGACGGACAACCGTGCCATCGCTGCCGAGATCCTCTCGCTGCGGGCCGAACGGGCGGCGCTGTTGGGCTATGACAGCTTTGCCGATTACAAGCTGGAAACCGAGATGGCCAAGACTCCGGCAGCGGTGCGCGGGCTGTTGATGGATGTTTGGCAGCCCGCCGTGGCGCGCGCCAATGCGGATGCGGACATCCTGGCGCAGATGATGCATGAGGATGGCATCAACGGCGATCTGGAACCCTGGGACTGGCGCTATTACGCGGAAAAACGCCGCAGGGTGGAGCACGATCTCGATGAGGCGGAACTGAAGCCCTATCTGCAACTGGACCGGATGATCGAGGCCAGCTTTGCCTGCGCCAATCGTTTGTTTGGCCTGGAGTTCACGCCTTTGGATGTGCCGCTCTATCATGCGGATTGCCGCGCCTGGGAGGTCACCCGCGATGGCAAACATCTGGCGGTGTTTATTGGCGACTATTTTGCCCGTGGCTCCAAACGCTCTGGTGCCTGGTGTTCTGCAATGCGCGCCCAGGCCAATTTCCCCATAGCGACCAGCCCGATCGTGATCAATGTGTGCAACTTTGCCAAGGGGGAGCCGGCACTGTTGTCCTGGGATGATGCCCGCACCCTGTTTCACGAGTTTGGCCATGCGCTGCATCAGATGTTGTCAAATGTGAGCTACGAGAGCATTTCCGGCACCTCGGTGGCTCGTGATTTTGTCGAACTGCCCAGCCAGCTTTATGAACATTGGCTGGAGGTGCCCGAGGTCTTGCGAGAATTTGCCACCCATGCCGAGACCGGCGAAGCCATGCCGCCAGAGCTGCTGCGCAAGGTGCTTGGGGCTTCGACCTATGATATGGGGTTCCAGACGGTTGAATATGTCGCCTCGGCCCTGGTTGATCTGGCCTTTCACGAGGGCGCGGCCCCTGAGGATGTGATGGCAAAACAGACGGAGGTCCTGGCTGAAATTGGCATGCCTGCGGCAATTACCATGCGCCATGCGACGCCACAGTTTGCCCATGTCTTTTCTGGCGATGGCTATTCTTCCGGCTATTACAGCTACATGTGGTCCGAGGTCATGGATGCGGATGCCTTTGCCGCCTTTGAAGAGGCGGGCGGTGCCTTTGATCCCGAGCGTGCCCGGGCGCTGGAGACCTATATCCTGTCTACCGGTGGATCGGTGGATCCGGCAGAGCTGTATACCGCGTTTCGGGGGCGCCTGCCCGGGGTGGAAGCCCTGCTGAAAGGGCGTGGGCTGGTTGAAGCTTAG
- a CDS encoding HesA/MoeB/ThiF family protein — protein sequence MLRILALAAFTWWGGAYLGWSRALRASLLSVLFVAVVLLQLTLPEGHDLREATGGSPMPWLILGGFGLLAAGYGWIISQLKNRAQSQGSPMSQPPSLFSETELNRYARHIVLRELGGPGQKKLKQARVLVIGAGGLGAPALQYLAAAGVGTIGVIDDDEVENANLQRQVIHRDQDIGMPKVFSAEAAMRAQNPYVEVRPFHRRLTADIAEDLFADFDLILDGTDNFETRYLVNETAVKLGKPLISGALSQWEGQLSLFHPKSGGPCYQCIFPAAPAEGLAPSCAQAGVVGPLPGVVGAMMAVEAIKALTGAGASLCGEMLIYDALYGESRKIRLAPREDCPVCGSGCGSDGVSGGASV from the coding sequence ATGCTGCGCATTCTGGCTCTGGCGGCGTTTACCTGGTGGGGCGGTGCCTATCTGGGCTGGAGCCGCGCACTGCGGGCCAGCTTGCTGTCGGTGCTTTTTGTCGCCGTTGTGCTGTTGCAACTGACCCTCCCCGAAGGCCATGATCTGCGCGAGGCAACAGGTGGATCGCCTATGCCCTGGCTGATCCTTGGCGGTTTTGGCCTCTTGGCGGCGGGCTATGGCTGGATTATCTCTCAACTCAAGAACCGTGCGCAATCACAAGGCAGCCCGATGTCACAGCCTCCCTCCCTGTTTTCTGAAACCGAGCTGAACCGATATGCCCGCCACATCGTGCTGCGCGAGCTAGGCGGACCGGGGCAAAAGAAGCTGAAACAGGCCAGGGTTCTGGTGATCGGGGCCGGCGGGCTCGGGGCGCCTGCCCTGCAATATCTGGCTGCCGCCGGCGTTGGCACGATCGGCGTGATTGATGACGATGAGGTGGAAAACGCCAACCTGCAGCGGCAGGTGATCCACCGGGATCAGGATATCGGCATGCCCAAGGTTTTCTCAGCCGAGGCGGCGATGCGGGCGCAAAACCCCTATGTCGAGGTACGCCCCTTTCACCGCAGGCTGACGGCGGATATCGCCGAGGATCTGTTTGCCGATTTTGATCTGATCCTGGATGGGACCGATAATTTTGAGACCCGCTACCTCGTGAATGAGACTGCGGTGAAACTGGGGAAGCCGCTGATTTCCGGTGCTTTGTCGCAGTGGGAAGGCCAGTTGAGCCTGTTTCACCCCAAATCGGGCGGCCCCTGCTATCAATGTATCTTCCCCGCAGCCCCGGCCGAGGGGCTGGCGCCCTCCTGTGCGCAGGCCGGCGTGGTTGGCCCGCTGCCGGGGGTTGTTGGCGCGATGATGGCGGTAGAGGCGATCAAGGCGCTGACCGGTGCGGGCGCATCCCTTTGCGGCGAGATGCTGATCTATGACGCGCTTTATGGCGAAAGCCGCAAAATCCGCCTGGCCCCGCGCGAGGATTGTCCCGTCTGTGGGTCCGGCTGTGGGTCCGACGGTGTTTCAGGCGGTGCTTCCGTCTGA
- the dut gene encoding dUTP diphosphatase: protein MVEIKVTHEAGADQSLPLPAYETVGAAGADLRANFPDRASLTLAPGARSLVPTGLRLEIPQGYEVQIRPRSGLALKHGITLPNSPGTIDSDYRGPLGVIVMNAGEADFTIAHGDRIAQMVVAPVLQAQFALVDALSGSERGSGGFGSTGKR from the coding sequence ATGGTTGAGATCAAAGTAACCCATGAGGCGGGCGCAGATCAGAGCCTGCCTCTGCCCGCTTATGAAACTGTCGGGGCTGCCGGGGCGGACCTGCGGGCCAATTTTCCGGATCGCGCCAGTCTGACCCTGGCCCCTGGTGCCCGGTCTCTGGTGCCGACGGGGCTGCGGTTGGAGATCCCCCAGGGCTATGAGGTGCAGATCCGTCCGCGTTCGGGGCTGGCGCTGAAACATGGGATTACCCTGCCAAACAGCCCCGGCACCATCGACAGCGACTATCGTGGCCCGCTTGGGGTGATTGTGATGAACGCCGGAGAGGCGGATTTCACCATCGCCCATGGGGATCGCATCGCGCAGATGGTTGTGGCTCCGGTGCTGCAGGCGCAGTTTGCCCTGGTTGACGCCTTGTCCGGGTCTGAACGCGGCAGCGGTGGCTTTGGCTCCACCGGCAAACGCTGA
- the coaBC gene encoding bifunctional phosphopantothenoylcysteine decarboxylase/phosphopantothenate--cysteine ligase CoaBC, producing MLAGKKILLIIGGGIAAYKSLELIRRLQDQGASVTPVLTRAGEEFVTPLSVSALSGAAVHRDLFDLTAEAEMGHIQLSRSADLVVVAPATADLMAKMAHGLANDLASTLLLATDTPVLLAPAMNVRMWEHAATRRNIQTLHGDGVHFVGPNEGGMACGEFGPGRLAEPAEIMTAITAQLGSDAPRGSLAGRRILVTSGPTHEPIDPVRYIANRSSGAQGTALARALRDQGAEVVFITGPAEVRPPEGVEVVAVQSALEMEAAVQAALPVDAGVFAAAVADWRVASASDRKLKKSKDGLPVLEFAENPDILKTVSRMAQGRPPLVVGFAAETNDVVENATAKRLRKGCDWIVANDVSPATGIMGGAENAVVLISDQGAEEWPRMGKAEVAARLAARIAAALNGEG from the coding sequence ATGCTGGCAGGAAAGAAAATTCTTCTGATCATTGGGGGCGGCATCGCGGCCTATAAATCACTGGAGCTGATCCGGCGCCTGCAGGATCAGGGCGCCAGTGTGACACCGGTTTTGACCCGTGCAGGCGAAGAATTTGTCACGCCTTTGTCGGTATCCGCTTTGTCCGGCGCAGCGGTGCACCGGGATTTGTTTGACCTGACCGCCGAGGCCGAAATGGGCCATATCCAGCTGTCGCGCAGCGCTGATCTGGTTGTGGTGGCCCCCGCCACTGCGGATTTGATGGCAAAAATGGCGCATGGTCTGGCCAATGATCTGGCCTCGACCCTGCTTTTGGCAACGGATACGCCGGTTCTGCTGGCCCCGGCGATGAATGTGCGCATGTGGGAACATGCGGCAACCCGGCGCAATATCCAAACCCTGCACGGCGACGGGGTGCATTTTGTCGGCCCCAATGAGGGGGGCATGGCCTGTGGTGAATTTGGCCCTGGCCGACTGGCAGAGCCAGCTGAAATCATGACCGCCATCACGGCGCAGCTGGGGTCGGATGCGCCGCGGGGCAGCCTGGCCGGGCGCCGTATCCTGGTGACCTCCGGACCGACGCATGAACCCATTGATCCGGTCCGCTATATCGCCAATCGCTCCTCCGGGGCGCAGGGGACAGCGCTGGCCCGTGCTCTGCGCGATCAGGGCGCGGAGGTGGTGTTTATCACGGGCCCTGCAGAGGTCCGGCCCCCCGAGGGGGTAGAGGTCGTGGCGGTGCAAAGCGCGCTTGAGATGGAAGCGGCGGTGCAGGCGGCCTTGCCGGTGGATGCCGGGGTCTTTGCGGCCGCTGTTGCCGATTGGCGCGTTGCCAGTGCCTCGGACCGCAAGCTGAAGAAATCAAAGGACGGGCTGCCAGTTCTGGAGTTCGCCGAGAACCCGGATATCCTGAAAACCGTGTCGCGGATGGCGCAGGGGCGGCCACCGCTGGTGGTTGGCTTTGCCGCCGAGACCAATGATGTGGTGGAAAACGCCACTGCCAAGCGCCTGCGCAAGGGGTGCGACTGGATTGTCGCCAATGACGTCTCACCGGCCACGGGCATCATGGGCGGGGCCGAGAACGCGGTGGTTCTGATTTCCGACCAGGGCGCGGAGGAATGGCCGCGCATGGGCAAGGCAGAGGTTGCTGCCCGACTGGCCGCCCGTATTGCTGCAGCTCTGAACGGTGAGGGCTGA
- a CDS encoding ChaN family lipoprotein, with amino-acid sequence MIRWTVIWWTVIRRTVRISAAAVLATGLATGLTTGLTAGARAEGAAAAVHAHPAVHAQTVAQVADVLAGADVIILGEVHDNKRHHQVQADLVTALQPRALIWEMITQVQADGLKPRILQNAEETARALDWQASGWPDFALYAPVFKAAAQALHFGALVPRAQSKAALQVGVASHFGAQAQQFGLDQPLPKAEQAGREAEQMSNHCNAVPEEILPMLVDVQRLRDASLAAAAKRALDQTGGPVVVITGNGHARLDRGLAVYLERALPGVVIRALGQMEEGAIQGHFDVVLSAPAMERPDPCLGFVKSE; translated from the coding sequence GTGATCAGGTGGACTGTGATCTGGTGGACTGTGATCAGGCGAACTGTGCGGATCAGCGCGGCAGCGGTTTTGGCAACAGGTCTGGCCACGGGCCTGACAACGGGCCTGACAGCAGGGGCCAGGGCAGAGGGCGCAGCGGCTGCGGTTCATGCACATCCTGCGGTTCATGCACAAACAGTGGCTCAGGTCGCGGATGTTCTGGCCGGGGCGGATGTGATCATCCTCGGCGAGGTGCATGACAACAAAAGGCACCATCAGGTGCAGGCCGACCTGGTCACAGCGCTGCAGCCCAGGGCTCTGATCTGGGAGATGATCACGCAGGTGCAGGCCGATGGGCTGAAGCCGCGGATCCTGCAAAATGCAGAAGAGACCGCCCGGGCGTTGGACTGGCAAGCCTCTGGTTGGCCCGATTTTGCCCTTTATGCACCGGTGTTCAAGGCGGCTGCGCAGGCGCTGCATTTTGGCGCCCTGGTGCCGCGCGCGCAATCCAAAGCAGCCTTGCAGGTTGGGGTCGCCAGCCATTTTGGTGCGCAGGCCCAGCAGTTTGGGCTGGATCAGCCGCTGCCCAAAGCAGAGCAGGCCGGGCGCGAAGCGGAGCAGATGTCCAATCATTGCAACGCCGTGCCGGAAGAGATCTTGCCCATGTTGGTTGATGTCCAACGGTTGCGGGACGCCAGCCTTGCCGCTGCCGCAAAACGGGCGTTGGATCAGACCGGCGGCCCGGTGGTGGTGATCACCGGAAATGGACATGCCCGGCTGGACCGGGGTCTTGCGGTCTATCTGGAGCGCGCCCTGCCCGGCGTGGTGATCCGCGCGCTGGGGCAGATGGAAGAGGGGGCAATCCAGGGGCATTTTGATGTTGTGCTTTCGGCTCCGGCAATGGAGCGCCCCGATCCCTGCCTGGGTTTTGTCAAATCCGAATAG
- a CDS encoding RNA polymerase factor sigma-32 has translation MTLDHITKNPLSKTAMKAELLDAETEKRLAYAWRDDGDVEALHRLINAYMRLAISMAVKFKRYGAPMNDLIQEAGLGLMKAADKFDPDRGVRFSTYAVWWIKASVQDYVMRNWSMVRTGSTSSQKSLFFNLRRVQAQLERQADTQGLRLDKHQLHQKIASEIGVPIRDVEMMDGRLSGSDFSLNAVQSSEPDGREWIEILEDDSAQAAELAEWNHDRRKLRGWLVQAMQTLTGREQRIVVARKLRSPPRTLEDLGCELSLSKERVRQLEAAAFVKMRKMLDSRSREVHKLLL, from the coding sequence ATGACGCTTGACCATATCACAAAAAACCCATTGTCCAAGACGGCGATGAAGGCAGAGCTGCTGGATGCAGAAACAGAGAAACGGCTGGCGTATGCCTGGCGGGATGACGGCGATGTCGAGGCGCTGCACCGGCTGATCAATGCCTATATGCGGCTGGCAATTTCGATGGCGGTGAAATTCAAACGTTACGGCGCCCCGATGAATGATCTCATCCAGGAGGCGGGCCTGGGGTTGATGAAGGCAGCGGATAAGTTCGACCCAGACCGTGGGGTGCGGTTTTCGACCTATGCGGTCTGGTGGATCAAGGCTTCGGTGCAGGACTATGTAATGCGCAACTGGTCGATGGTGCGCACGGGGTCCACCTCGTCGCAGAAATCGCTGTTCTTTAACCTGCGCCGGGTGCAGGCGCAGCTGGAACGGCAGGCCGACACACAGGGGCTGCGGCTGGACAAACATCAGTTGCATCAGAAAATTGCCTCCGAGATCGGCGTGCCTATCCGGGATGTTGAAATGATGGATGGCCGCCTGTCGGGGAGTGATTTTTCGCTCAATGCGGTGCAGTCGAGCGAGCCTGACGGGCGGGAATGGATCGAGATCCTGGAGGATGACAGCGCCCAGGCAGCAGAATTGGCCGAGTGGAACCATGATCGCCGCAAGCTGCGCGGCTGGCTGGTGCAGGCGATGCAGACCCTGACCGGGCGCGAACAGCGGATCGTGGTGGCGCGCAAATTACGCAGCCCACCGCGCACCCTGGAGGATCTGGGCTGCGAGCTGAGCCTGTCAAAAGAGCGGGTGCGCCAGCTGGAGGCGGCGGCCTTTGTGAAAATGAGAAAAATGCTTGATAGCCGCTCACGGGAAGTGCACAAACTGCTTTTATGA
- the cobU gene encoding bifunctional adenosylcobinamide kinase/adenosylcobinamide-phosphate guanylyltransferase yields the protein MRALAIAQIGRPASGTGAGCPLVLGLSSRYAQKRNRSPPRVKNLSPSVTFILGGAASGKSKFAENLCFKSAKSKSYIATSQVFDDEMKAKVAAHLRQRGTDWTTYEEPLEAATLLHQLPGDHICLLDCATMWLTNHLLAEHDLAAAQAKLLDAIKACPAELVIVSNEVGLGIVPENALARRFREAQGRLNIALAASADTVVQVTAGLPLVLKGQL from the coding sequence ATGAGAGCACTGGCCATCGCGCAAATTGGTAGGCCAGCAAGCGGCACGGGTGCTGGCTGCCCTCTTGTTTTGGGCCTCTCCAGCAGGTACGCACAAAAGCGAAACCGTTCACCACCAAGGGTAAAGAACTTGTCGCCATCTGTCACATTCATTCTGGGCGGCGCCGCTTCGGGAAAGTCCAAATTTGCCGAAAATCTTTGCTTTAAATCAGCAAAATCAAAAAGTTACATCGCAACATCACAAGTATTTGATGATGAGATGAAAGCGAAGGTCGCAGCCCATTTGCGGCAACGCGGAACAGATTGGACCACCTATGAGGAACCTCTGGAGGCCGCAACACTGTTGCATCAGCTGCCCGGGGATCACATCTGCCTGCTGGACTGCGCCACCATGTGGCTGACCAATCACCTTTTGGCGGAACACGATCTGGCAGCGGCCCAGGCCAAACTGCTGGACGCCATCAAGGCCTGCCCGGCGGAGCTGGTGATCGTCTCCAATGAGGTGGGTCTTGGGATTGTGCCGGAAAATGCCCTGGCGCGCCGGTTCCGCGAGGCCCAGGGGCGGCTCAACATTGCGCTGGCTGCCAGCGCCGATACTGTGGTGCAGGTCACCGCCGGGCTGCCACTGGTTTTGAAAGGCCAGCTATGA